A window of the Dyadobacter pollutisoli genome harbors these coding sequences:
- a CDS encoding PfkB family carbohydrate kinase, with amino-acid sequence MYDICTIGHITLDKVVTAQSVKYMPGGTSFYFSKALRQFDLKYMLVTALAEEESHIVAGLRDEKIEVFSQNSPYTVYFENIYSANQDHREQNVLHKAAPFTVAQMPAIDAKIFHLGPLLSDDITVDLVKSLASKGIVSLDIQGYLRYVKDKKVLYKDWADKKEALAHVSILKANEFEMEVVTGTSDVREGAQYLAGLGVKEVIITLGSKGSLIFKDNHFFQIPAYRPSAVVDATGCGDTYMAGYLSKKVAGAGVQEAGEFGAAMATLKIQSSGPFSGDAEMVEEVLRYGECDREVIAQAIYL; translated from the coding sequence ATGTACGACATTTGTACCATAGGGCATATTACACTGGATAAGGTAGTTACGGCCCAATCTGTCAAATACATGCCCGGCGGTACCTCGTTTTATTTTTCCAAGGCACTCCGGCAGTTTGATTTAAAATATATGCTGGTTACCGCATTGGCTGAGGAGGAAAGCCACATTGTGGCCGGTTTGCGGGATGAAAAAATAGAGGTTTTTTCTCAGAACAGCCCTTATACCGTTTACTTCGAAAATATTTACAGTGCCAATCAGGACCATCGCGAGCAGAATGTGCTGCATAAGGCTGCACCATTCACGGTAGCGCAGATGCCTGCGATCGACGCCAAAATTTTTCACCTGGGACCATTGCTTTCCGACGATATCACGGTCGATCTAGTGAAATCACTCGCTTCCAAAGGAATCGTTTCACTGGATATTCAGGGATACCTGAGGTATGTGAAGGACAAAAAGGTGTTGTACAAAGACTGGGCTGATAAGAAAGAAGCATTGGCGCATGTTTCCATTCTCAAAGCCAATGAATTTGAAATGGAAGTGGTAACAGGCACCAGCGATGTACGCGAAGGCGCACAGTACCTGGCCGGCCTGGGCGTGAAAGAAGTCATTATTACGTTGGGCAGCAAAGGTTCATTGATCTTCAAAGACAACCATTTTTTCCAGATACCAGCTTACAGGCCATCGGCTGTGGTAGATGCAACGGGTTGTGGCGATACCTATATGGCGGGGTACCTGAGTAAAAAAGTAGCAGGAGCAGGAGTACAGGAAGCCGGTGAGTTTGGTGCGGCCATGGCCACATTGAAGATCCAGTCTTCGGGGCCATTTTCAGGCGATGCCGAAATGGTGGAGGAGGTGCTCAGGTATGGTGAATGTGACAGAGAAGTGATTGCCCAGGCAATTTATTTATAG
- a CDS encoding HAD family hydrolase, with the protein MSDGRQPTAEVQMIKGILLDYGGTIDTNGLHWANVLWESYQNNQVNVDRDAFANAYKFGERALAIKPIIEPHHVFYDVLFLKVEQQFAFLKENGHQVNDEAIEAIATECNLFARTTVEKAAPVLAKLSQNYPLVMVSNFYGNIQNVLKDFGIAHYFQAVVESAVVGVRKPDPQIYQLGIDSLGFLPDECVVIGDSYSKDIIPAKELGCKALWLNVKGWEDAADHEQKISVADVEITDFDQTPEAIRSLD; encoded by the coding sequence ATGTCTGACGGCCGACAGCCGACAGCCGAAGTACAAATGATTAAAGGAATTTTACTTGATTACGGTGGTACGATAGATACCAACGGCCTGCATTGGGCCAATGTTTTGTGGGAAAGCTACCAGAATAATCAGGTAAATGTGGACAGGGATGCATTCGCAAATGCATATAAATTCGGAGAGCGGGCATTAGCCATCAAACCGATCATTGAGCCACATCATGTTTTCTATGATGTTTTGTTCCTGAAAGTAGAGCAGCAGTTTGCTTTTTTGAAGGAAAACGGACACCAGGTAAATGACGAGGCGATTGAAGCAATTGCGACTGAATGTAACCTTTTTGCACGCACTACTGTTGAAAAAGCTGCGCCGGTTTTAGCAAAACTTTCGCAAAACTACCCTCTCGTGATGGTTTCCAATTTTTATGGAAACATTCAGAACGTTTTGAAGGATTTTGGCATTGCCCATTACTTTCAGGCTGTGGTCGAATCTGCTGTGGTCGGCGTCCGGAAGCCCGATCCGCAAATTTACCAGCTGGGAATTGATTCGCTCGGCTTTCTTCCTGACGAATGCGTGGTGATCGGGGATTCATATTCCAAGGACATCATTCCTGCAAAAGAATTGGGCTGCAAGGCATTATGGCTCAATGTGAAAGGCTGGGAGGATGCCGCTGACCACGAGCAGAAAATTTCGGTTGCAGACGTTGAGATCACCGATTTTGACCAGACACCGGAAGCAATAAGAAGTCTGGATTAG
- a CDS encoding lysylphosphatidylglycerol synthase transmembrane domain-containing protein, whose protein sequence is MGTKAYKALFMAIGIISLGYMIYGTGLIVIWDNVRRTGIWFVPVIGSWLLIYILNAFAFRAIIREPGLPESNLSFWAVLRLTISGYAINYITPFVALGGEPYRILELKPALGIQKATSSVLLYSLMHMFSHVLFWLASILLIVAVVPLSNVMLAGCGVLLITGLVLGYWFINVYKKGFTVSTFRLLEKVPFIKTRAREFALKNAENLYEVDEQIRVLYAERRNVFYASLFYEFVARVIGCLEIYFTAHAIGMEMSLSQSLIVSSGSSLFANLIFFFPMQLGTREGGLALALRSVGLPAAQGIFIGVVLRIREIVWIIIGLALMSKKVKVEEEVVLQ, encoded by the coding sequence ATGGGTACCAAAGCGTATAAAGCCCTTTTCATGGCGATTGGCATCATTTCACTGGGCTATATGATTTATGGCACGGGGCTGATCGTGATTTGGGATAACGTTCGAAGGACTGGTATTTGGTTTGTTCCGGTGATTGGCAGCTGGCTTTTAATTTATATACTGAATGCATTTGCTTTCCGCGCTATCATTCGCGAGCCCGGGTTACCCGAAAGCAACCTGTCGTTCTGGGCGGTGTTGAGGCTTACCATTTCGGGTTATGCGATCAATTACATTACGCCGTTTGTGGCGCTGGGCGGGGAACCTTACCGGATACTGGAACTGAAACCTGCGCTAGGGATACAAAAAGCAACGTCGTCGGTGCTGCTTTACAGTTTAATGCACATGTTTTCGCATGTATTGTTCTGGCTGGCATCTATTTTACTGATCGTAGCGGTGGTTCCGCTGAGCAATGTAATGCTGGCTGGTTGCGGAGTACTGCTGATCACGGGCCTGGTGCTTGGGTACTGGTTTATTAATGTGTATAAAAAGGGTTTTACGGTAAGTACCTTCCGTTTGCTTGAAAAAGTACCTTTTATCAAAACCAGAGCACGGGAATTTGCATTGAAGAATGCTGAAAACCTATACGAGGTAGACGAGCAGATACGGGTACTGTACGCCGAGCGCAGAAATGTTTTTTACGCTTCCCTGTTCTACGAATTTGTAGCACGGGTAATTGGCTGTTTGGAAATTTACTTTACAGCACACGCTATCGGGATGGAAATGAGCTTGTCGCAATCGCTGATCGTTAGTTCAGGTTCGTCATTATTTGCCAACCTGATCTTCTTTTTTCCAATGCAGCTGGGTACCCGCGAGGGAGGACTTGCGCTGGCTTTGAGAAGTGTAGGATTACCGGCTGCCCAGGGAATTTTCATAGGAGTAGTGCTCAGGATAAGGGAGATAGTGTGGATCATCATTGGTCTGGCGTTGATGAGCAAGAAGGTGAAAGTGGAGGAAGAAGTGGTTTTGCAGTAG
- a CDS encoding CDP-alcohol phosphatidyltransferase family protein codes for MDTTSTGNTVKKEAEKEVSAFENSLKSNDTEEQIDIWFYRPIGYQIALFCAKIGLRPNPVTIISIFFGVGAGILFYYQELWINVIGMLLLVFANSLDSADGQLARMTNDKSRLGRILDGAAGDFWFIAIHIAICLRSQNEGWSAWIWVPGVLAGASHVVQSAMADYYRNVHLFFIKGTSGSELDNSAELQKEYDSLSWSKDFGMKFIARTYLNYTKLQESFSPNLQKLLALVRGKYKNGLPQTLVTDFRAQNKPLMKYTNIVQFNTRVLFLFLWLFLDQSWIYFFFDMFVLNPILVYMIVNQEKVSRYFYQQISTEKTNGYQSV; via the coding sequence ATGGACACAACCAGCACTGGAAATACAGTAAAAAAGGAAGCTGAAAAAGAGGTTTCCGCATTCGAAAATTCGCTCAAATCCAATGATACGGAAGAGCAGATCGACATTTGGTTTTATCGCCCGATTGGCTATCAGATTGCCTTGTTTTGCGCTAAAATCGGTTTGCGGCCTAACCCGGTAACCATTATCAGCATATTTTTTGGCGTAGGGGCGGGTATTTTGTTCTATTACCAGGAGTTGTGGATCAATGTGATCGGGATGCTTTTGCTGGTTTTTGCCAATTCGCTGGATAGCGCCGACGGGCAGCTGGCCAGGATGACGAATGATAAAAGCAGGCTGGGCAGGATACTGGACGGAGCGGCCGGGGATTTCTGGTTCATCGCGATCCACATTGCGATCTGTTTGAGAAGTCAGAACGAAGGATGGAGTGCATGGATATGGGTACCGGGTGTGCTGGCCGGCGCATCGCACGTGGTACAATCGGCTATGGCAGATTATTACCGCAATGTGCATTTGTTCTTTATTAAAGGAACATCAGGCAGCGAACTTGACAATAGCGCGGAGCTGCAAAAAGAGTATGACAGCCTGAGCTGGTCGAAGGATTTCGGAATGAAATTCATTGCCCGTACTTATCTGAACTATACCAAGTTACAGGAGAGCTTTTCACCCAATCTGCAAAAGTTGCTGGCCTTGGTGAGGGGAAAATATAAGAATGGATTACCGCAGACATTGGTAACGGATTTCCGGGCTCAAAACAAGCCGCTGATGAAGTATACCAACATTGTACAGTTCAATACGCGGGTGCTTTTTCTGTTCCTGTGGCTGTTTCTGGACCAGTCGTGGATCTATTTTTTCTTTGATATGTTCGTCCTCAACCCGATCCTCGTGTATATGATCGTGAACCAGGAAAAAGTGAGCCGTTATTTTTATCAGCAGATTTCAACTGAGAAAACGAATGGGTACCAAAGCGTATAA
- a CDS encoding nucleotidyltransferase family protein produces MNYAIIAAGEGSRLAKEGFKLPKPMVSLYGEMLIDRLIGIFMRNNAERIKIIINEDSASLEGHLSELSQTMPIDIIKKSTPSSLHSVYELLKTDPDLDSVCLTTTDTVFKEEEFSAFITKFEQNQQMEGQMAVTSFIDDESPLFVTVDEDNLITAFTDDNSTHTPFVSGGIYCLRKKAIENVNRAVEDGLSRMRNFQRQLLVNGVKLRAYPFSKIVDVDHVSDIRTAELFLRPENAALEMITN; encoded by the coding sequence ATGAATTATGCAATCATAGCGGCAGGAGAGGGTTCCAGATTGGCAAAGGAAGGTTTCAAACTTCCCAAGCCAATGGTAAGCCTTTACGGAGAAATGCTGATAGACAGGCTGATCGGGATTTTTATGCGCAATAATGCAGAAAGGATCAAGATCATCATCAATGAAGATTCAGCCAGTTTGGAAGGACATTTGTCCGAGCTTAGCCAGACCATGCCGATTGACATTATCAAAAAATCCACGCCGAGTTCATTGCATAGTGTTTACGAACTTTTGAAGACAGATCCTGACCTGGATTCAGTTTGCCTGACTACCACGGATACCGTTTTCAAAGAGGAAGAATTCAGCGCGTTCATTACCAAGTTTGAACAAAACCAGCAAATGGAAGGCCAAATGGCCGTTACGTCATTCATTGATGACGAAAGCCCATTGTTCGTGACCGTGGATGAAGACAACCTGATCACGGCTTTTACCGACGACAACAGCACGCATACTCCGTTCGTTTCGGGCGGAATTTACTGTTTGCGGAAAAAAGCCATTGAGAATGTAAACCGGGCCGTAGAGGACGGATTGAGCAGAATGCGGAATTTCCAGCGCCAGTTATTGGTAAATGGCGTAAAGCTCCGGGCATATCCATTTTCTAAAATTGTGGATGTGGACCATGTGAGCGATATCCGCACTGCCGAACTGTTTTTGAGACCTGAGAATGCGGCTTTGGAAATGATAACCAACTAA
- a CDS encoding DUF5686 and carboxypeptidase-like regulatory domain-containing protein: protein MKTIIKSVWLKFFLILCVSQIGSGVAMAQTTTIKGTITDAKTGETLPFVSILIPGTTMGTASDSEGRYAMTLRENHSTIKFTYVGYLSVEKPIEAGKSQVINIKMSVDASMLKEVTIKGRGRYRNKDNPAVQLIREVIAHKDQNKMASNEFVEYEQYEKISFALSNLSDNFKDRRIFRNYQFLFKDQDSTAMGGKNILPAYIQEKLSQVYFRKSPYTKKQWVLANRRAEFDAKFVDNDGLSAYFNRLYEDINLYENDVSIATNLLLSPIANTAPTFYKYFIRDTIKTNTPWLVELGFVPRNKTDMLFEGKLFITLDGNYGVQNAYLTVNKDINLNFMRDLEARLEYEKGPDGRYHPIKTTLGMEFALGEKNAGFYGQRVVNFKNYLINQSRPDSVYSGPREEIVFNPEIKTGESYWKGVRHIPLERMELDIYKNVDTLQTIPSFRRTMDIATLFLSGYKSFGIVEIGPVNTFYSFNPVEGFRLRFGGRTTTDLSKRVYFETYAAYGFKDRKWKYFLSGTYSFNNKSVYHFPLNYIRASFQRDTKIPGQELQFVQEDNFLLSFKRGDNNRWLYNDIYKLEYVREFENRLSYKIGFTQWRQTPAGVLRYENFDSDSALQNVGGLSNTEANFELRYAPHEQYYQGKLYRTPIINKYPIFTLRYNAGLKGVFEGQNRYHNVALNISKRVYLSQFGFVDVTTEGGYIFGKNILFPLLTIHRANQTYAYQLNSYNLMNFLEFASDHYASLDVQYYMNGFLFNKIPLLKKLKLREVFSFKGLVGGLRDENNPALNPSLFRFPVDAEGKPISYTLSREPYIEGSVGIANIFKLLRVDLVKRFTYLDNPNVSEWGIRARFRLDF from the coding sequence ATGAAAACAATAATTAAGTCGGTATGGTTAAAATTCTTCCTGATCCTCTGTGTGTCACAGATCGGTTCCGGGGTTGCCATGGCGCAGACCACAACTATCAAAGGAACTATTACGGATGCGAAAACCGGTGAGACGCTGCCTTTCGTATCCATTCTGATACCCGGAACGACCATGGGGACCGCTTCCGACTCGGAAGGACGTTATGCCATGACGTTACGTGAAAATCACAGCACTATCAAGTTCACCTACGTGGGCTACCTCAGTGTGGAAAAGCCGATTGAAGCAGGCAAAAGCCAGGTCATCAACATTAAAATGTCGGTTGACGCCTCAATGCTGAAAGAGGTTACCATTAAAGGCAGAGGCCGCTACCGCAACAAGGATAATCCTGCGGTGCAGCTGATCCGTGAAGTAATTGCGCATAAGGACCAGAACAAAATGGCCAGCAATGAATTCGTGGAGTATGAGCAGTACGAGAAGATTTCGTTTGCATTGAGTAACCTTTCCGACAATTTCAAAGACAGAAGGATATTCAGGAATTACCAGTTTTTGTTCAAAGACCAGGATTCCACTGCCATGGGCGGCAAGAATATTTTACCTGCTTACATTCAGGAAAAGCTTTCGCAGGTTTATTTCCGCAAAAGTCCTTATACCAAAAAACAATGGGTACTTGCCAACAGACGCGCTGAATTTGATGCCAAATTCGTTGACAATGATGGTCTGAGCGCCTATTTCAACAGATTGTATGAAGACATTAACCTGTACGAAAACGACGTTTCGATCGCGACCAACCTGTTGCTGAGCCCGATCGCCAACACTGCTCCGACTTTCTATAAATATTTTATCAGGGATACGATCAAAACCAACACCCCGTGGCTGGTAGAACTCGGATTTGTACCCCGGAACAAAACGGACATGCTTTTCGAAGGTAAGCTGTTCATTACCCTGGACGGTAACTACGGTGTTCAAAATGCGTATCTGACAGTTAACAAAGACATTAACCTCAATTTCATGCGCGACCTCGAAGCGCGCCTGGAATATGAAAAAGGCCCCGACGGACGCTATCACCCGATCAAGACTACATTGGGAATGGAGTTTGCGCTGGGCGAGAAAAATGCAGGTTTTTATGGCCAGAGGGTAGTGAATTTTAAAAACTACCTGATCAATCAAAGCCGGCCGGACAGCGTTTACAGTGGTCCGCGCGAAGAAATTGTATTCAATCCTGAGATCAAAACGGGAGAATCTTACTGGAAGGGTGTAAGACACATTCCGTTGGAAAGAATGGAGCTGGATATCTACAAAAACGTGGATACGCTGCAAACGATCCCGTCGTTCCGTCGTACAATGGACATTGCGACACTGTTCTTGTCGGGTTACAAATCCTTTGGAATAGTGGAAATCGGGCCGGTGAATACGTTTTACAGCTTCAACCCGGTTGAAGGTTTCAGGCTTCGTTTTGGAGGAAGGACCACGACGGATTTAAGCAAACGGGTGTATTTCGAGACCTATGCGGCTTATGGCTTCAAGGATCGGAAATGGAAGTACTTTTTGAGTGGTACCTATTCATTCAACAACAAATCCGTTTACCATTTTCCACTGAATTATATCCGGGCGAGTTTTCAGCGCGATACCAAGATCCCGGGCCAGGAATTGCAGTTTGTTCAGGAGGACAACTTCTTGCTGTCTTTCAAACGAGGTGATAACAACCGCTGGCTGTACAATGATATTTATAAACTGGAATACGTTCGTGAATTTGAAAACCGGCTTTCGTATAAAATTGGTTTTACCCAATGGAGACAAACCCCGGCAGGTGTGTTACGGTACGAAAACTTTGACAGCGACAGTGCCCTGCAAAATGTGGGTGGCCTGAGCAACACGGAAGCAAATTTCGAGCTGCGTTATGCACCTCACGAGCAATATTACCAGGGGAAATTGTATAGGACACCTATTATCAACAAGTACCCGATCTTTACATTACGTTATAATGCAGGCTTGAAAGGGGTTTTTGAAGGACAGAACCGGTACCACAATGTAGCGTTGAACATCTCGAAACGCGTGTACCTGTCACAGTTTGGCTTTGTCGACGTGACGACGGAGGGCGGTTATATTTTTGGTAAAAACATATTGTTCCCGTTGCTAACGATCCACCGCGCCAACCAGACCTATGCGTACCAGCTGAATTCGTATAACCTCATGAACTTCCTGGAATTTGCGAGTGATCACTACGCCAGTCTGGACGTGCAATATTATATGAATGGCTTCTTGTTCAACAAGATACCATTATTGAAAAAACTGAAACTGCGCGAGGTTTTCAGTTTCAAAGGACTAGTAGGTGGCTTGCGGGATGAGAACAACCCGGCATTAAACCCGTCACTTTTCCGCTTTCCTGTGGATGCTGAGGGCAAGCCGATCAGTTATACCTTGTCGAGGGAGCCATACATTGAAGGTAGCGTGGGGATAGCGAACATTTTCAAGCTGCTCCGTGTGGACCTGGTCAAACGTTTTACATACCTGGACAACCCGAATGTTTCGGAATGGGGGATCCGGGCGAGGTTCAGGCTTGATTTTTAA
- a CDS encoding NAD-dependent epimerase/dehydratase family protein: MKERVFITGASGFIGYHLVAAALKAGMEVHAAVRPSSDLTFLKELQKSAEPEALVFVNTDFSSKEALRSLLEKGGYTYIIHAAGVTKAKNAAAYNLVNAEYSLNLAQAAMSSDIPLRRFVLLSSLAAIGPLAYAEEQPITESTLPIPVTDYGRSKLLAEQYLETVSGLPLSIIRPTAVYGPGEKDLFVLFKTLSKGLDAYIGKGPQRLSFVYVKDLVAATMAALTESQKEVTVYNISDGNAYDRYALADRFSEISGRHVFRAHLPMVLVKLIAVFLDFVYGFSSTTPVLNKEKLKELTASNWICSIDAARNNLQYRPQYDLRQGLTETLIWYKENKWL, from the coding sequence ATGAAAGAGCGTGTATTCATAACAGGGGCCAGTGGGTTCATAGGTTATCATCTGGTAGCGGCCGCGCTCAAAGCAGGTATGGAAGTACATGCAGCGGTGAGGCCTTCCAGCGACCTGACCTTCCTGAAAGAGCTTCAAAAAAGCGCTGAACCGGAAGCCCTGGTTTTTGTGAATACAGATTTCAGTTCAAAAGAAGCTTTAAGATCGTTGCTGGAAAAAGGGGGCTATACCTACATCATCCACGCAGCAGGTGTGACGAAGGCAAAAAATGCTGCAGCATATAACCTCGTCAATGCCGAATACTCGCTCAATCTGGCGCAGGCAGCCATGTCGTCTGATATTCCACTAAGGCGGTTTGTGCTCCTGAGCAGTTTGGCGGCCATTGGTCCCCTGGCTTATGCCGAGGAGCAGCCGATCACGGAGAGTACCTTACCCATTCCGGTGACGGACTACGGAAGAAGCAAGTTGTTGGCAGAGCAATATCTGGAAACCGTTAGTGGATTGCCGCTGAGCATTATACGCCCTACGGCGGTGTATGGTCCCGGCGAAAAGGATTTGTTTGTGCTTTTCAAAACACTGAGCAAAGGGCTGGACGCCTACATTGGAAAGGGGCCACAACGATTGAGTTTTGTATATGTAAAAGACCTTGTAGCCGCTACCATGGCTGCATTGACCGAAAGTCAAAAAGAAGTGACGGTGTACAACATCTCCGACGGAAATGCTTACGACCGTTATGCGCTGGCCGACCGTTTCAGTGAAATCAGCGGAAGGCATGTTTTTCGCGCTCACCTGCCAATGGTATTGGTAAAACTGATAGCGGTATTTCTGGATTTTGTTTATGGATTTTCATCAACAACACCGGTACTAAACAAAGAGAAGCTGAAAGAACTAACAGCTTCCAACTGGATCTGCAGCATTGACGCTGCGAGGAACAACCTGCAATACCGGCCGCAATATGATCTGCGACAAGGGCTTACGGAAACCCTGATCTGGTACAAAGAGAATAAATGGCTTTAA
- the spt gene encoding serine palmitoyltransferase: protein MGKKLNKRIAEFKDAAIIREKGLYPYFRPIESGQDTEVIINGKPVLMFGSNSYLGLTSHPYIIEASQRAIQKYGSGCAGSRFLNGTLDIHEELERRLATYTGKEASVLFSTGYQANLGALSSLTGRNDYLILDESDHASIIDGSRLSFSKVIKYAHNDMKDLRKKLSLLPEESVKLIATDGIFSMEGDIVKLPELNAIAEEFDASVLVDDAHSLGVIGKNGAGTASYFGLTESTDLIMGTFSKSLASLGGFIAGDAETIDYLKHRARSLMFSASMTPAAVGSTLAALDIIESEPHHIERLWANTRYAKELLLVNGFDLGKTESPILPVYIRDNEKTFLMTKLLQEDGVFVNPVVSPAVRPEHSLIRFSLMATHTFGQIEEAVDKMAKIYRQICPEAVTEKL, encoded by the coding sequence ATGGGTAAAAAATTAAATAAGCGCATCGCCGAGTTCAAAGACGCGGCAATTATAAGAGAAAAAGGTCTTTATCCTTACTTCCGGCCAATAGAGTCCGGACAGGACACAGAAGTAATCATCAACGGCAAGCCCGTCCTGATGTTTGGTTCAAATTCATACCTGGGATTAACTTCCCATCCTTATATCATTGAAGCATCACAACGCGCCATTCAAAAATATGGCAGCGGATGCGCAGGTTCACGTTTTCTGAACGGTACATTAGATATACACGAAGAACTGGAAAGAAGACTAGCGACCTACACAGGAAAAGAGGCTTCTGTCCTTTTCAGTACCGGCTATCAGGCCAATCTGGGTGCATTGTCCAGCCTGACGGGCCGTAATGATTACCTGATCCTGGATGAAAGCGACCACGCGTCTATCATTGACGGTAGCCGTCTTTCTTTTTCGAAAGTGATCAAATATGCGCACAACGACATGAAGGATCTCAGAAAGAAACTGAGCCTTTTGCCGGAAGAATCTGTGAAGCTGATCGCTACCGATGGGATTTTCAGTATGGAAGGAGACATTGTCAAACTTCCTGAACTGAATGCAATTGCAGAAGAATTTGACGCTTCTGTACTGGTCGACGACGCTCATAGTCTTGGCGTGATCGGAAAGAATGGCGCAGGGACAGCTTCTTATTTCGGTTTGACCGAATCTACGGACCTGATCATGGGAACATTCAGCAAATCGCTGGCCTCGCTGGGCGGATTTATCGCCGGTGACGCTGAAACGATCGATTATCTGAAACATCGCGCACGCTCACTGATGTTCAGTGCGAGCATGACGCCGGCAGCAGTAGGTAGTACATTGGCTGCATTGGATATCATTGAATCAGAACCTCATCATATTGAACGCCTTTGGGCAAATACAAGATATGCAAAGGAGTTGCTGCTCGTAAATGGTTTCGATTTGGGTAAAACAGAAAGTCCGATTTTGCCGGTTTACATCCGTGACAATGAAAAGACTTTCCTGATGACCAAGCTGTTACAGGAAGACGGCGTATTTGTTAACCCGGTAGTTTCACCGGCCGTTCGTCCCGAGCATTCCCTGATCCGTTTTTCATTAATGGCAACGCATACATTCGGTCAGATCGAGGAAGCCGTTGACAAAATGGCTAAAATATATCGTCAAATCTGTCCAGAAGCTGTTACTGAAAAACTATGA